The Cicer arietinum cultivar CDC Frontier isolate Library 1 unplaced genomic scaffold, Cicar.CDCFrontier_v2.0 Ca_scaffold_5715_v2.0, whole genome shotgun sequence nucleotide sequence TCATAAATTTTATGGGGAGAAGATTTTCAGTTACAAAGATGAATTGAAGCAAATAGGAGTGGTAATAGATTTTAAGGATGCTATCAAAAAATTTGCTTGTGTCTTCGAACAAAAGGCATCAGAAACTTCAATTAACCAACAACATGTTCGGTCACTTCTCTCCTGTTGCAGGCTGTTGAAGGGAACTGATTATAGTTTTCCTTCTGATTTCTCACTCATCATAGGTAAATTTGAGTGGTTGCATACTAGTGTTGGTGATTTTAGGTGCccaaaaaaatgcattttatatGGTCCAGAGTGGAAATCAATATCTTCTATAACTTGTCTCCCTTTCATTGATTGCAATGAAAAATGTGGTTTGGATGAGTACAAGGAAGAACTGAAGAACATTGGTGTCATTACTGAATTGAAAGATGGAGTGAGGTTTGTGCCTGAATGTCTGAATTTTCCTTCAGATCCCTCCACCATTAGTCCCGAAAGTGTGTTTTCCTTGCTAGAATGCATCCGAAGTCTAATGGAAGAGCATAAGCTTTCCATTGAAGATGGTTTCAGAAAAAGATTGTCCAATAATTGGTTGAAGACACATGCTGGTTATAGGTCACCGGAGAAGTCTTTGTTGTTTGATTCTGAGTGGAGTTCTTTCTTGAATCCAACTGATGGGCCTTTTATTGATGCGGATTTTTATGGACCTAAAATTGAAGTTTACCAGAAAGAACTCAACGCAATAGGGGTCACTAGCGATGTTGATAATTTTTGCTCCTTGCTTGCCAGTCATCTTGAATCTCTCTCTGATCATGATACCATTGTGAAAATATATCTGTACTTACATGAACACAACTGGAAACCTGAGAAGAATGCTGCCAAAAAAGTTTGGATTTTGGATGGAATTAAAGGTGGTAAGTGGGTTGATTCTGAAGAATGCATCGTACACGATCCTGCTAAACTTTTCggttcaaaattttatattctagAAGATATCTATGATAACAACGATATTCTTCGTTTTTTTCACCATAAAGTGGACATCAAGAATAAGCCCTCACTAGAAGATTATGTTGACCTTTGGAATGATTGGGGGAGTTCAATGGAGCAATTGTCATATGAAGAGTGCTGCAACTTCTGGACGTCCATCTCGATTCATTTGAGcataaatgaagagaaaaaactTGATGATAATTTGTTGATGAAACTACCTGCAACATCAGAAAACAATGAAATATTTCTGGTAGATAAGAAAGATGTTTTTATTCCTGATAACCTTCACATGAAGAAGCTTTTTGAGAGGGAGAAAGTTTTTGTATGGTATCCTCAGCATAACTCGACAGCATTGTCAAAGCGTAAACTGTCTGAGATTTACAGAAAAATTGGTGCTAGAAATATCTCTGAATCAGTAAGCAAAGAAGAATCATCCTTAATGAATGATGATGGTAAACTCAAGTATGTGGATCCAAATAATATTTTCAGCTTAATGGGCTTGGTTAAGCTTACTCTTGGTTTTCTTGCTTGTTCTAGCCTGAAAATGGAACCAAAAAAGAGACATGAAGCTGTTCAGAGTCTTCTCAACTTGAGTTTCCATGAGACACTGGAACCAATCGATGTAAGCTATAGTTTATCATTATCCTCAGGGGGCGTCATTACCAAGAAAGCAAACAAAAGAGTGCGTTGGGAAAGTCAAGGTTGCAAGTTTATCATCCAGAAGATGGATGGAGATCTTGGCGATTCATGGAAATATGCTACAAATTTTTCTGAGGCAATATCTGAAGGTGTTTTGCGTGGGAATCAAGATCATGTTCCTGCACTCTCTGAACTAATCACATACGGTTTTTTTCTGAAATTCAAGAATGAAGAAATTGATTTTCTAATGGAATCCAAGAATCTGCAGATTGACCTTGAGGATGAGGAGTTCCTCAGCTCTGCCTTCCCTTATGACTAAGTCTATAT carries:
- the LOC101503396 gene encoding uncharacterized protein; this translates as MLNFIQYLRKNHLPSDNFVNSIREGSWLKTSCGPRSPVGSVLNDSRWQVASQISDIPFIDHTYYGEEEIFNYKEELKLLGVIVDLSGNYQVVIDHLKSPCLASLSAEAFLLIMECIRYLKAPSNLLNTLKGVSCLKTSIGFKTPAECFLYDKVWGCILEVFNCLPVIDHKFYGEKIFSYKDELKQIGVVIDFKDAIKKFACVFEQKASETSINQQHVRSLLSCCRLLKGTDYSFPSDFSLIIGKFEWLHTSVGDFRCPKKCILYGPEWKSISSITCLPFIDCNEKCGLDEYKEELKNIGVITELKDGVRFVPECLNFPSDPSTISPESVFSLLECIRSLMEEHKLSIEDGFRKRLSNNWLKTHAGYRSPEKSLLFDSEWSSFLNPTDGPFIDADFYGPKIEVYQKELNAIGVTSDVDNFCSLLASHLESLSDHDTIVKIYLYLHEHNWKPEKNAAKKVWILDGIKGGKWVDSEECIVHDPAKLFGSKFYILEDIYDNNDILRFFHHKVDIKNKPSLEDYVDLWNDWGSSMEQLSYEECCNFWTSISIHLSINEEKKLDDNLLMKLPATSENNEIFLVDKKDVFIPDNLHMKKLFEREKVFVWYPQHNSTALSKRKLSEIYRKIGARNISESVSKEESSLMNDDGKLKYVDPNNIFSLMGLVKLTLGFLACSSLKMEPKKRHEAVQSLLNLSFHETLEPIDVSYSLSLSSGGVITKKANKRVRWESQGCKFIIQKMDGDLGDSWKYATNFSEAISEGVLRGNQDHVPALSELITYGFFLKFKNEEIDFLMESKNLQIDLEDEEFLSSAFPYD